In Sodalis ligni, a single genomic region encodes these proteins:
- a CDS encoding glycyl-radical enzyme activating protein, whose amino-acid sequence MKSSDPQALPLRIPATALPAPASRTDGADAGWIFNIQRYSLHDGDGIRTLVFLKGCPLRCTWCSNPESQGLLPEITLDEKKCLGRDCGLCIGQCPAHSLAYGADGIVRLDTDTCRQCLQCLPACSSHALHAFGQRITAARVMDIAEADSLFYARSRGGVTLSGGEPLMQADFALALLREAKKRHIDTLLETCGYGPWPALQALAGYCDGVYFDIKNLNDTAHRRFTGRSNHRILANLLALRRHFPHLPIHVRTPLIPAFNDSWDDIARIIDFILPLAHVSYEILPYHRLGSDKYRLLGRPYLPGTSDCRWKPSRKSLPAPAGVSAADTAPKGQGPWMSRELPGAYSSK is encoded by the coding sequence ATGAAATCTTCTGATCCGCAGGCATTGCCGCTGCGGATCCCCGCCACGGCTTTGCCGGCTCCGGCGAGCCGGACCGACGGGGCTGATGCGGGCTGGATTTTCAATATACAGCGCTATTCGCTGCATGACGGCGACGGCATCCGCACGCTGGTTTTTCTGAAAGGCTGTCCGCTGCGCTGCACCTGGTGCAGCAATCCGGAATCCCAGGGTCTATTGCCGGAAATCACGCTGGATGAAAAAAAATGCCTCGGCCGGGACTGCGGCCTGTGCATTGGCCAATGCCCTGCCCACAGCCTGGCGTATGGGGCCGACGGAATTGTCCGGCTGGACACGGATACCTGCCGGCAGTGCCTGCAATGCCTGCCCGCCTGTTCCAGCCATGCCCTGCATGCGTTCGGCCAGCGGATAACGGCGGCGCGGGTGATGGATATTGCCGAGGCGGACAGCTTGTTTTATGCGCGCTCCCGGGGCGGGGTTACCCTCAGCGGCGGCGAACCCCTGATGCAGGCGGATTTTGCCCTGGCCCTGCTGCGGGAAGCCAAAAAACGGCATATCGATACCCTGCTGGAAACCTGCGGTTACGGCCCCTGGCCGGCGTTGCAGGCGCTGGCGGGCTATTGCGACGGCGTCTATTTTGATATCAAAAACCTGAACGACACCGCACACCGCCGGTTTACCGGGCGTTCCAACCACCGGATTCTGGCCAATCTGCTGGCTTTGCGCAGGCATTTCCCCCATTTGCCGATACATGTCCGCACGCCGCTGATTCCGGCGTTTAACGATAGCTGGGACGATATCGCCCGCATCATTGATTTTATTCTGCCCCTGGCGCACGTCAGCTATGAAATCCTGCCCTATCACCGGCTGGGCAGCGACAAATACCGGCTGCTGGGACGGCCATACCTGCCGGGGACATCCGACTGCCGGTGGAAACCGTCGAGGAAATCATTACCCGCACCCGCCGGCGTCTCGGCCGCCGATACGGCCCCGAAGGGACAAGGCCCATGGATGAGCCGAGAACTCCCAGGAGCTTACTCTAGTAAGTGA
- a CDS encoding NAD(P)-binding domain-containing protein: MEQTHYPVIIIGGGQAGLSMSYCLTQRGIGHVIFERHQLGWAWRAQRWDSFCLVTPNWQCKLPGFPYDGDDPDGFMVNDQIIHYLERYAERFGPPLLTGINVERVSRHGGGGFVLRTSRGIFTADNVVAAVGNYHRRRFPALAARLPGAIHQLHSADYRCPAALPEGEVLVVGSAQSGAQIAEDLHLAGRRVHLCVGSAPRVKPFLPRRRRGGGARGRGSSPAGGGPPPPGRRCPP; this comes from the coding sequence ATGGAACAAACACACTATCCGGTGATTATCATCGGCGGCGGGCAGGCGGGACTGTCTATGAGCTACTGCCTGACTCAGCGGGGCATCGGGCATGTGATATTTGAGCGCCACCAGCTTGGCTGGGCCTGGCGAGCGCAGCGCTGGGACAGTTTTTGCCTGGTGACGCCAAACTGGCAATGCAAATTGCCCGGTTTCCCCTATGACGGCGATGACCCGGACGGTTTTATGGTCAATGACCAGATCATCCATTACCTGGAGCGCTACGCCGAGCGTTTCGGGCCGCCGCTGCTCACCGGCATCAACGTGGAACGGGTCAGCCGCCACGGCGGCGGGGGCTTTGTTCTGCGTACCAGCCGGGGAATTTTCACTGCCGATAACGTGGTCGCAGCGGTGGGCAATTATCACCGGCGGCGTTTCCCCGCCCTGGCGGCCCGTTTGCCGGGGGCGATCCACCAGCTGCATTCGGCGGATTACCGTTGCCCCGCCGCCTTGCCCGAGGGCGAGGTACTGGTGGTGGGATCGGCCCAGTCCGGGGCGCAAATCGCCGAAGATCTCCATCTCGCCGGACGCCGGGTGCATCTGTGCGTCGGTAGCGCGCCGCGGGTGAAACCGTTTTTACCGCGGCGGCGTCGTGGGGGCGGGGCTCGTGGACGGGGGTCTTCACCGGCTGGGGGGGGACCACCACCCCCGGGGAGAAGGTGCCCGCCGTAA
- a CDS encoding MSMEG_0567/Sll0786 family nitrogen starvation N-acetyltransferase, which yields MFYPEYRIKWVTLPWEREQAYLLRQRVFCQEQGLFEEHDRDAIDERARLLVAIGSTAGWPEQIVGTVRIHREEGDIWYGSRLAVDRHFRRQGQLGPTLIRLAVSSACALGCKAFYARVQQQNVPLFRRMHWSSLSTERLRGIDHEVMQADLAFYPPCFDPHSGMVLSGRPLRPARELAPLLMSLEGG from the coding sequence ATGTTCTATCCCGAATACCGCATCAAATGGGTGACCTTGCCCTGGGAACGCGAACAGGCCTATCTACTGCGCCAGCGGGTGTTTTGCCAGGAGCAGGGGCTGTTCGAAGAGCATGACCGGGATGCTATCGACGAACGCGCCCGGCTGCTGGTGGCTATCGGCAGCACGGCGGGCTGGCCGGAGCAAATCGTCGGCACGGTGCGCATCCACCGGGAAGAGGGGGATATCTGGTACGGTTCGCGGTTGGCGGTAGACCGGCACTTTCGCCGCCAGGGCCAACTGGGGCCGACCCTTATCCGCCTGGCGGTGTCCAGCGCCTGTGCCCTGGGCTGCAAGGCGTTTTACGCCCGGGTGCAGCAGCAAAACGTGCCGCTGTTCCGGCGCATGCACTGGTCATCCCTGTCCACCGAACGGCTGCGGGGTATCGATCATGAGGTTATGCAGGCGGATCTGGCGTTTTATCCGCCCTGTTTCGACCCCCACAGCGGCATGGTGCTGAGCGGGCGTCCGCTGCGGCCGGCGCGGGAGCTGGCGCCGCTGCTGATGAGCCTGGAGGGCGGCTGA
- a CDS encoding MSMEG_0570 family nitrogen starvation response protein, translated as MPAMHFTVRWPDSSVDVCYSPSTVIEQHLEVGKEYSVEEFTGLARRALQEASDRVALKFGYACSSAQDQSGAIALKAEGFLPDARPVRVEKIEALPVNH; from the coding sequence ATGCCCGCAATGCATTTTACCGTCCGCTGGCCGGACAGCTCCGTGGACGTGTGCTATTCACCATCCACCGTGATTGAACAGCATCTGGAGGTGGGCAAAGAGTATAGCGTGGAGGAGTTTACCGGACTGGCGCGCCGGGCGCTGCAGGAAGCCAGCGACCGGGTAGCGCTGAAGTTCGGCTATGCCTGTTCAAGCGCGCAGGATCAGTCCGGCGCCATCGCACTCAAGGCCGAGGGTTTTTTGCCCGATGCCCGCCCGGTGCGCGTCGAGAAAATCGAAGCGCTGCCCGTCAATCACTAA
- a CDS encoding sll0787 family AIR synthase-like protein — protein MDDLHLMLAEVRRYGGIDQKRDIREIAGELRGAWPLAGCDNGDDCAAIPQEGGYSLLAMEGFINRFVADDPWFAGWCGLMVNLSDIAAMGGTAVAVVNALWSAGPEQARRLMQGMAAASRAYRVPIVGGHTNLRSESPQLAVAVLGKAKRVLRASGAKPGHTLIAAIDLRGARRGPWLNWDAATRADPAALRDAMALLPMLAEQGLVQAAKDISQAGLLGTLVMLLESARAGADIDLTAIPRPAEIRWQEWLCMFPSYGYLLTVHPHQADEVLAHFHRIGIGAAAIGGITADPRLWVGHGSHRHCFWDLDTTPLTGINP, from the coding sequence ATGGATGATTTGCACCTGATGCTGGCGGAGGTGCGCCGGTACGGCGGCATCGACCAAAAGCGGGACATCCGGGAGATTGCCGGAGAGCTGCGCGGGGCCTGGCCTCTCGCCGGCTGCGACAACGGCGATGACTGCGCCGCCATTCCGCAGGAAGGAGGCTATAGCCTGCTGGCCATGGAGGGGTTTATCAACCGGTTTGTGGCGGACGATCCCTGGTTCGCCGGCTGGTGCGGACTGATGGTTAATCTGAGCGATATCGCCGCCATGGGCGGCACGGCGGTAGCGGTGGTAAATGCCCTGTGGAGCGCCGGTCCGGAACAGGCGCGCCGGTTAATGCAGGGCATGGCCGCCGCGTCACGCGCCTATCGGGTGCCCATCGTCGGCGGCCATACCAATTTACGCAGCGAGTCGCCGCAGCTGGCGGTGGCGGTGCTGGGAAAAGCGAAACGGGTGCTGCGGGCCTCCGGGGCCAAGCCGGGACATACCTTAATCGCCGCCATAGATTTACGCGGCGCCCGACGCGGGCCCTGGCTGAACTGGGACGCCGCGACCCGCGCCGACCCGGCGGCGCTGCGCGACGCCATGGCGCTGCTGCCGATGCTGGCGGAGCAGGGGCTGGTCCAGGCGGCCAAGGATATCAGCCAGGCCGGCCTGCTCGGCACCCTGGTCATGCTGCTGGAGAGCGCCCGGGCCGGCGCGGACATTGATTTAACGGCCATACCGCGTCCGGCGGAGATCCGCTGGCAAGAGTGGCTGTGCATGTTTCCCAGCTACGGGTACCTGTTGACGGTCCATCCCCATCAGGCAGACGAGGTGCTGGCGCATTTTCACCGGATCGGTATCGGCGCGGCGGCCATCGGCGGCATTACCGCCGACCCGAGGCTTTGGGTAGGCCACGGTTCACACCGCCACTGTTTCTGGGATCTCGATACGACGCCGCTTACCGGCATCAACCCCTGA
- the hpsG gene encoding (2S)-3-sulfopropanediol dehydratase has protein sequence MTQEALVLSPQEARLLHPDSKPVATDRTHRLLARIQHAKPAIDVERARYFTESMAQTEGELLILRWAKAMYHIAGHIQVYIDEDQLIVGRAGKPGRYGILYPELDGDFLERALEQLPRRVESPFTVEPAEVDIIKRVVSPYWQGKTYHEDLARALPDETLRLTYDPADALTSRFIVNETSSFRSSIQWVHDYDKVLRLGFKGIKEDAQRRLAALDPFDPSDNVEKAPFLQAIILSAEAVILWAGRHAALARDLAAREPEPVRRQELEAIAERCAWVPEHPARDFRDALQAQWFTQMFSRLEQKTGTIISNGRMDQYLYPYYRRDLERGLLTEEQALEWLACMWVAMAQFVDLYISPTGGAFNEGYAHWEADTIGGQTPEGLDAVNALSYLFLRSKREFPLHYPDLAARIHSRTPPRFLYEVAQTIKDGAGFPKLINDEEVVPLLLAKGAAFSEAYDFAVSGCAESRMPNRDTYTSPCAYINFPAALEMTLYNGRMKRYGGELLGIETGDPGEFADWEAFWQAYVKQHLNFLRHAFIQQKIIIDLRARHFAWPLGSALHDLAMDAGKDIHQPDIDGGIDLGYFEFMGYGTVIDSLAAIKKWVYDEKRLSMGQLLAALADDFNGHPVVRALLRDAPKYGNNDPYADDIGKALDKICLEYTQRYSRSLGVHMDLRLVPFTSHVPFGKVVHATPNGRRAYSPLSDGSSASQGCDSQGPTAVLLSNYHTKNYRFRERAARLLNVKFTPSVLAGEAGTRKLCDFIKVWCDLKLWHIQFNVINRETLLAAKADPERFRGLIVRIAGYSAYFTDLSPDLQDDLIARTGHEIF, from the coding sequence GTGACTCAGGAAGCCCTGGTACTTTCGCCGCAGGAAGCGCGGCTGCTGCATCCCGACAGCAAGCCCGTCGCCACGGACAGGACCCATCGCCTGCTGGCCCGTATCCAGCATGCCAAACCGGCTATCGATGTGGAACGGGCGCGCTATTTCACCGAGTCCATGGCGCAAACGGAAGGGGAATTACTGATCCTGCGCTGGGCGAAGGCGATGTATCACATCGCCGGGCATATCCAGGTGTATATCGATGAAGATCAGCTGATAGTCGGCCGGGCCGGCAAACCCGGCCGCTACGGCATTCTTTATCCTGAATTGGACGGCGATTTTCTGGAGCGGGCGCTGGAGCAGTTGCCCCGGCGGGTGGAATCGCCGTTTACCGTCGAACCGGCGGAGGTGGATATCATCAAACGGGTGGTATCCCCCTACTGGCAGGGCAAAACCTACCATGAAGACCTGGCCCGCGCCCTGCCCGATGAGACGCTGCGCCTCACCTACGATCCCGCCGACGCCCTGACCTCCCGTTTTATCGTCAACGAAACCTCGTCGTTCCGGTCCTCCATTCAGTGGGTACATGATTACGATAAAGTGCTGCGGCTGGGATTTAAGGGGATAAAGGAGGATGCACAGCGCCGGTTGGCGGCGCTGGATCCCTTCGATCCGTCGGACAATGTTGAAAAGGCACCGTTCCTTCAGGCCATTATCCTCAGCGCCGAGGCGGTGATCCTATGGGCCGGACGCCATGCCGCGCTGGCGCGGGATCTGGCGGCTCGGGAGCCCGAACCCGTTCGGCGCCAGGAGCTGGAGGCCATCGCCGAGCGCTGCGCCTGGGTGCCGGAACATCCGGCGCGGGATTTTCGCGATGCGCTGCAGGCGCAGTGGTTCACTCAAATGTTTTCCCGCCTGGAGCAGAAAACCGGCACCATTATCTCCAACGGCCGCATGGATCAGTATCTTTACCCCTATTACCGGCGGGATCTGGAGCGCGGCCTGCTCACCGAAGAGCAGGCCCTTGAATGGCTGGCCTGCATGTGGGTCGCCATGGCGCAGTTCGTGGATTTGTACATCTCCCCCACCGGCGGCGCCTTTAACGAAGGCTACGCCCATTGGGAAGCGGACACTATCGGCGGCCAGACGCCGGAAGGCCTGGATGCGGTCAATGCCTTATCCTATCTGTTCCTGCGTTCGAAGCGGGAATTCCCGTTGCACTATCCGGACCTGGCGGCCCGCATCCATAGCCGCACCCCGCCGCGTTTTCTCTATGAAGTGGCGCAAACCATTAAAGACGGCGCCGGATTTCCGAAACTCATCAACGATGAAGAGGTAGTGCCGCTGCTGCTGGCGAAGGGAGCCGCGTTCAGCGAGGCCTATGATTTCGCGGTGTCCGGCTGCGCCGAGTCCCGGATGCCGAACCGCGATACCTATACCAGCCCCTGCGCCTATATCAACTTCCCGGCGGCGCTGGAGATGACGTTGTACAACGGCCGGATGAAACGTTACGGCGGGGAATTGCTGGGTATCGAAACCGGCGATCCGGGGGAATTTGCGGACTGGGAGGCATTCTGGCAGGCCTATGTAAAACAGCATCTGAATTTCCTTCGCCACGCGTTTATCCAGCAAAAAATCATCATTGATTTGCGCGCCCGGCATTTTGCCTGGCCGCTGGGTTCCGCCCTGCACGATCTGGCGATGGACGCCGGTAAGGATATCCACCAGCCGGACATCGACGGCGGTATCGATTTGGGTTATTTCGAGTTTATGGGCTACGGCACGGTCATTGATTCCCTGGCGGCAATAAAAAAATGGGTCTATGACGAAAAACGTCTTTCCATGGGGCAATTGCTGGCGGCGCTGGCGGACGATTTCAACGGCCATCCCGTGGTCCGCGCCCTGCTGCGGGACGCGCCCAAATACGGCAACAACGATCCCTACGCCGATGATATCGGCAAGGCCCTGGATAAAATCTGTCTGGAATACACCCAGCGCTACTCCCGCTCTCTGGGCGTGCATATGGATCTGCGGCTGGTGCCGTTTACCTCACATGTGCCGTTCGGCAAGGTGGTGCACGCCACCCCCAACGGCCGCAGGGCCTACAGTCCGCTATCGGACGGTTCGTCGGCCTCACAGGGCTGCGACAGCCAAGGCCCCACCGCGGTTTTGCTGTCCAATTACCACACCAAGAATTACCGGTTTCGCGAGCGCGCCGCCCGCTTGCTCAACGTCAAGTTCACCCCCTCGGTACTGGCCGGCGAGGCGGGCACCCGCAAGCTGTGCGATTTCATCAAGGTCTGGTGCGACCTGAAGCTGTGGCATATCCAGTTTAACGTCATCAACCGGGAAACCCTGCTGGCGGCCAAGGCCGACCCGGAACGCTTTCGCGGCTTGATTGTCAGGATTGCCGGCTATAGCGCCTATTTCACTGACCTCTCCCCGGACCTGCAGGATGATTTGATTGCCAGGACCGGACATGAAATCTTCTGA
- the ssuD gene encoding FMNH2-dependent alkanesulfonate monooxygenase, translating into MSLNLFWFLPTHGDGRYLGTPRGARTVDHAYLQQIAQAAERVGFGGVLIPTGRSCEDSWLVAASLIPVTQRLKFLVALRPGVISPTLAARQAATLDRLSQGRALFNLVTGGDPDELAAEGVFLDHAERYEAAAEFTRVWRRVLEGETVNFQGKHVQVEGARLMFPPVQQPRPPLYFGGSSDAAQDLAAEQVELYLTWGEPPAQVAEKIAQVRERAAALGRQVRFGIRLHVIVRETTEEAWQDARRLIAHVDDETIARARASFARFDSVGQQRMAALHDGSRDHLEISPNLWAGVGLVRAGAGTALVGDGPTVARRIAEYADLGIDTFILSGYPHLEEAYRVSELVFPHLDVATNSPAAASDAIRPQGEVIANDFTPDKIH; encoded by the coding sequence ATGAGCCTCAATCTATTCTGGTTTCTCCCCACCCATGGCGACGGACGCTATCTCGGCACGCCGCGCGGCGCGCGCACGGTGGATCACGCTTATCTGCAGCAGATTGCCCAGGCGGCGGAACGGGTGGGTTTCGGCGGCGTACTGATCCCCACCGGCCGCTCCTGTGAAGACTCCTGGCTGGTGGCGGCGTCGCTGATTCCCGTCACCCAGCGGCTAAAGTTCTTGGTGGCGCTGCGGCCGGGGGTGATCTCACCTACCCTGGCGGCCCGTCAGGCGGCGACGCTGGATCGGCTGTCCCAAGGCCGGGCGCTGTTCAACCTGGTGACCGGCGGCGATCCCGACGAACTGGCGGCGGAAGGGGTATTTCTCGATCACGCCGAACGTTATGAAGCCGCGGCGGAGTTTACCCGCGTATGGCGGCGGGTGCTGGAAGGCGAGACGGTGAATTTCCAGGGCAAGCATGTGCAGGTGGAGGGGGCGCGCCTGATGTTTCCGCCGGTGCAACAGCCCCGGCCGCCGCTCTATTTCGGCGGTTCGTCCGATGCGGCGCAGGATCTGGCGGCGGAACAGGTGGAGCTTTATCTGACCTGGGGCGAACCGCCGGCGCAGGTGGCGGAAAAAATCGCCCAGGTACGGGAAAGGGCCGCCGCGCTGGGACGGCAAGTCCGCTTCGGCATCCGCCTGCACGTGATTGTGCGGGAAACCACGGAAGAGGCCTGGCAGGATGCCCGGAGGCTGATTGCCCATGTGGACGATGAAACCATTGCCCGCGCCCGGGCGTCGTTCGCCCGGTTTGATTCGGTGGGGCAACAGCGCATGGCGGCACTGCACGACGGTAGCCGGGACCATTTGGAAATAAGCCCCAATCTGTGGGCCGGGGTCGGGCTGGTGCGGGCCGGCGCCGGCACCGCCCTGGTGGGGGACGGTCCCACCGTCGCCCGGCGCATCGCCGAGTATGCGGATTTAGGCATCGATACCTTTATCCTGTCCGGCTACCCGCATCTGGAGGAAGCCTATCGGGTGTCGGAACTGGTCTTCCCCCATCTGGACGTGGCGACGAACAGTCCCGCCGCCGCAAGCGACGCCATCCGGCCGCAGGGGGAAGTGATCGCCAACGATTTCACGCCGGATAAAATCCATTAA
- the tauA gene encoding taurine ABC transporter substrate-binding protein, which yields MNVSLFSRRFSAAVMLSILACTAHAADVTIGYQTVPNPSQAAQAGGEYERATHAKIDWRKFDAGAEVITAVASGDVQIAYLGSSPFTVAASRNLPIETILIASNLGTSEALVVRNGSGINGPADLIGKKIATPFSSTSHYSLLAALKHWHIDPHQVTIVNLTPPAISAAWQRGDIDAAYTWDPALGVAKATGKVLITSGELAKLGAPTFDLWLVRKDYAKAHPDVVKAFAKVTLDSYQTFHQDPKAWLGDKQHIDQLVKITGAKPEDIPGLLEGNTYPLAAEQKTALGAPIVKGISDTALFLKEQGRIDSVLPDYSPFVTAAFIPQ from the coding sequence ATGAACGTTTCGCTATTTTCCCGGCGCTTCTCCGCGGCGGTGATGTTAAGTATACTCGCCTGCACGGCCCATGCCGCAGATGTGACCATCGGCTACCAAACCGTCCCCAATCCGTCCCAGGCCGCGCAGGCCGGCGGCGAATACGAACGGGCCACCCATGCCAAGATCGACTGGCGCAAATTCGACGCCGGCGCTGAAGTCATCACCGCGGTGGCCTCCGGCGATGTCCAAATCGCCTATCTGGGGTCCAGCCCCTTTACCGTCGCCGCCAGCCGCAATCTGCCCATCGAGACCATACTGATTGCGTCCAATCTGGGCACCAGCGAGGCGCTGGTGGTGCGCAATGGATCGGGCATCAACGGCCCGGCGGATCTTATCGGTAAAAAAATCGCCACGCCGTTCTCCTCCACCAGCCATTACAGCCTGCTGGCCGCCCTGAAGCATTGGCATATCGATCCCCATCAGGTGACCATCGTCAATCTTACGCCTCCCGCCATCAGCGCCGCCTGGCAGCGGGGTGATATCGACGCCGCCTATACGTGGGATCCTGCACTGGGCGTCGCCAAAGCCACCGGCAAGGTGCTGATTACCTCCGGCGAGCTGGCCAAACTGGGGGCGCCGACCTTTGATCTCTGGCTGGTGAGAAAGGATTACGCCAAGGCCCATCCGGATGTGGTCAAGGCCTTTGCCAAAGTTACTCTCGACAGCTATCAGACGTTTCACCAGGATCCCAAAGCCTGGCTGGGGGATAAGCAGCACATCGACCAACTGGTGAAGATAACCGGCGCGAAGCCGGAGGACATTCCCGGTTTGCTGGAGGGCAATACCTATCCCCTGGCGGCTGAACAGAAAACCGCCCTGGGCGCGCCCATCGTCAAGGGTATCTCCGATACCGCGCTGTTCCTCAAAGAGCAGGGGCGTATCGATTCGGTGCTGCCGGATTATTCGCCTTTCGTCACGGCGGCTTTTATTCCCCAATAA
- a CDS encoding aminotransferase class III-fold pyridoxal phosphate-dependent enzyme: protein MTLVTMMTAHYQDILNDNFWLPFTPNKDFRNDPKLFVRAEGDYYYDPDGRAILDGVSGLFASALGHGRKELAEAVHRQMLTLDFTASFYRGHPGAFAAAKALSALLPPGLDRIFFVGSGSEAVDTALKIALAYHRAKGRGGRNIFVSRERAYHGVNFGGVSLSGLPNNRRNFDGVGPRVVHMRHTWLAENRYSRGQPGHGDFLADDLLRLITLHGAENIAACVVEPIAGSTGVLVPPVGYLERLRQICDRHDILLIMDEVICGFGRTGRAFASQSFNIRPDIITLAKAITNGALPMGAVAVSRDIHDSIINAGGEREIEFFHGYTWSAHPVACAAALATLAIYQEENVFAAAGALSGHFLQRLFALQGQPLVTDIRGYGLLGGIDLAPAANAGQRGYEVQKKLFDAGLHLKSTGDALIIAPILVTGPERIDRLFEILTRVLSTIKP from the coding sequence ATGACTTTGGTGACAATGATGACGGCCCATTACCAGGATATTCTCAACGATAATTTTTGGCTGCCGTTTACGCCAAATAAAGATTTCCGCAACGATCCCAAGTTATTCGTCCGGGCGGAAGGGGATTATTATTACGATCCGGACGGACGGGCGATATTGGACGGGGTGTCGGGTTTATTCGCCTCGGCCTTGGGCCACGGGCGTAAGGAGCTTGCCGAGGCGGTTCACCGGCAAATGCTGACCCTGGATTTTACCGCCAGCTTTTATCGCGGCCATCCGGGAGCCTTCGCCGCCGCCAAGGCCTTATCGGCGCTGCTGCCCCCCGGACTTGACAGGATTTTTTTTGTCGGTTCCGGCTCGGAGGCGGTGGATACCGCGCTGAAAATCGCCTTGGCATATCACCGCGCCAAGGGCCGGGGTGGCCGGAATATTTTCGTGTCGCGGGAGCGTGCTTATCATGGCGTCAATTTCGGCGGCGTCTCCCTGTCGGGGCTGCCCAACAACCGGCGGAATTTCGACGGCGTCGGGCCGCGGGTGGTGCATATGCGCCATACCTGGCTGGCGGAGAACCGCTACAGCCGCGGTCAGCCCGGGCACGGCGACTTCCTGGCGGACGATCTTTTACGCCTGATAACGCTGCACGGGGCGGAAAATATTGCCGCCTGCGTGGTGGAACCCATCGCCGGGTCCACCGGCGTGCTGGTGCCGCCGGTGGGCTATCTGGAGCGGCTGCGCCAGATCTGCGACCGGCATGACATTCTGCTGATCATGGACGAGGTGATCTGCGGCTTCGGCCGGACCGGCCGGGCTTTCGCCAGCCAGTCCTTTAATATCCGGCCGGATATCATCACCCTGGCCAAGGCCATCACCAACGGCGCATTGCCTATGGGCGCGGTGGCGGTGAGCCGGGATATTCATGACAGCATTATCAACGCCGGCGGCGAGCGGGAGATCGAGTTCTTCCATGGTTATACCTGGAGCGCGCATCCGGTGGCCTGCGCTGCGGCGTTGGCCACGCTGGCGATTTATCAGGAGGAAAACGTGTTTGCCGCCGCCGGCGCGCTGAGCGGCCATTTTCTGCAACGGTTGTTTGCATTGCAGGGGCAGCCGCTGGTGACGGATATCCGCGGTTACGGTTTGCTGGGAGGTATCGATCTGGCGCCGGCGGCGAATGCGGGCCAGCGGGGTTATGAGGTGCAAAAAAAGCTGTTCGATGCCGGGCTGCATTTGAAATCCACCGGCGACGCGCTGATTATCGCGCCGATTCTGGTGACCGGTCCCGAACGCATCGACCGGCTGTTCGAGATTCTGACCAGGGTCTTATCGACTATTAAGCCCTAG
- the tauC gene encoding taurine ABC transporter permease TauC codes for MTDTRHVHNEASGNPLPSPRAKAVKKGLPLSVLGIISIGSLLAIWWLVTWLKFIDPLFLPSPWAVMGKFWQVAVNGYLDATLWQHAWASLQRIGIALIAALFTAIPLGIAIGRYRLVQGLFDPLIEFYRPIPPLAYLPLIVIWCGIGELSKILLIYLAIFAPVVIATANGVRSVDPAKIRAAQSLGATTGQLTRYVIIPAALPDILTGIRIGLGVGWSTLVAAELIAATRGLGFMVQSAAQFLVTDVVIMGILVIAVVACIMETGLRYIQRKWVPWHGRFH; via the coding sequence ATGACCGATACCCGCCACGTCCATAATGAAGCATCCGGCAATCCCCTGCCGTCGCCACGGGCCAAGGCCGTAAAAAAAGGCTTGCCTCTCAGCGTGCTGGGAATCATCAGCATCGGCAGCCTTTTGGCGATTTGGTGGCTGGTGACCTGGCTGAAATTCATCGATCCGCTGTTTCTGCCATCCCCCTGGGCGGTCATGGGCAAATTCTGGCAGGTAGCGGTGAACGGCTATCTGGATGCCACCCTGTGGCAACATGCATGGGCCAGCCTGCAGCGAATCGGCATCGCTCTGATCGCCGCTCTGTTCACCGCCATTCCCCTCGGGATCGCCATCGGCCGCTACCGGCTGGTGCAGGGACTCTTCGACCCGCTGATTGAATTCTACCGGCCGATCCCCCCGTTAGCCTATCTGCCGCTGATCGTCATCTGGTGCGGCATCGGCGAGCTGTCGAAAATTTTGCTGATTTACCTGGCGATCTTCGCGCCGGTGGTGATTGCCACCGCCAACGGCGTGCGCAGCGTTGATCCGGCCAAGATCAGGGCGGCCCAATCCCTCGGGGCCACCACCGGACAACTCACCCGCTATGTCATCATCCCCGCCGCCCTGCCGGATATCCTGACCGGTATTCGCATCGGGCTGGGGGTGGGCTGGTCAACGCTGGTGGCGGCGGAGCTGATTGCCGCCACCCGGGGCCTGGGTTTCATGGTGCAGTCGGCGGCGCAGTTCCTGGTGACGGACGTGGTTATCATGGGCATCTTGGTCATTGCCGTGGTGGCCTGCATCATGGAAACCGGCCTGCGCTATATCCAGCGCAAATGGGTACCCTGGCACGGACGCTTCCACTAA